CAGGATGACAAAGATATAACCGAGAGTACTACCCACATTAGCCGCCGGCACTAAAGACGTTCGAAATTTCAGAAAGGCATAGCCAGTCTTATCTTGAACGGCATGCCCTACTTCGTGAGCCACTATCCCTAATGCAGCCACAGATGGAGTATTAGCTACTGCCGGGGAAAGGCGCAACACCTTTTTGCTCGGGTCATAGTGGTCACCCAGCCGGCTTTTCACCCCTTCAACTCTAACATCATTCAAGCCGTTGGCACGAAGCAACCTTTCGGCTGCTTCAGCCCCGGTGACACGCTGTGAATTAGCCATCTTGGAATACTTTTTAAATGCTGAATTCACCTTTGCCTGAGCGTAAATCATAAAAATAAAAGGTGGCAGCATAATGAGAAACCACATTGGGTCAAAGAAAAACATCTTCTACATCCCTCCTGAATAACACTCTATTCTAGTCAAAATATAAAGTCATGTCAAAGTAAGCGGCTGCCGATAAAATCACGCTGCCCGCGCACAAACTCCTCTGCTGACACCTCACGCTTCCCCTCCAATTGGACTCTCAGCAGCCCTAGAGCTCCATCTCCAGTTTCAACTCCAACTATCGCCGGCGCTGATGGAGACAAGGCTATCACCTTGCCAGGTTCGCCAGACTTCTCGCCATACAGCGGCACGGCCTTACAAATTTTCAATCGCTTACCGTGCCACCAGGCATAGCACCCCGGCCAGGGGTCAAAGGCGCGGATTCGTCGCCATAATTCCAAAGTTGAAAGCCGCCAGCCTATCTCTCCATCGCCTTTAGAGATGACTTTACTATAACTAGCCCGGCTTTCGTCTTGAGGTTGCGGCTTAATTCGCCCATCAATCCACAAAGGCAACGTCTCCATGAGCAATTGTGCCCCAACTTGAGCTAACTTAACGGCGAGTAAACGAGTAGTATCATCAGCCGATATAGAGACTTCCCTCTGGCTCAAAATGGGGCCGCTATCCAAACCAACGTCCAGCAACATAATTGTGACACCCGTAATTTCATCACCTTGTAAAATGGCCGTGGCTATTGGGGAAGCACCCCGATGCCTAGGTAGAAGGGAAGGGTGGACATTAAGGCAGCCGAATTTGGGTAAAGCCAATACTTCTGGCGGTAGAATATGCCCAAAAGCTGCCACCACAATCAAGTCAGGAGCAAAACTATTTAACTGGTCAATGGCGCTACTGGTCTTCAAGTTGTCCGGCTGAATCACCTGCAGCCCATTAGATAGAGCCAGCTGTTTTACCGGAGAGGACATAACCGCCTGTCCTCTTCCAGCCTTACTATCTGGCCGCGTATATACGGCAACCACCTGGTAAGTGCTGCGAATCAAAGCCTCCAAACTGGGAACAGCGAACTCCGGAGTGCCCATAAAAATGATGTTTTTTGCCATGACAAATAAATTTTACCAACTTTCTCCATTATGTCAAAAAACCCCTTGACACCCAAACAGACCGCTGTGTTACTCTTAAGGAGTTGTGGTGCGGGTCCTCGGTCTATTTTTTTACTAATCTTTTTTTAATAATCCGCTAAATATCGCTTGCGGTCCAGCATATAGACTCTGGGACTCAAAAGCTCGAAAATACCTCTGGGTGGGGGGTTGTTTCATTTGCGGGGATTTTCAAACTAAATTTGGCAGGAATGAGTTGAAGTCAGCACAAGAAATCTGGGAAGCCGCTCTAGGAGAACTTCAACTCCAAGTCAGTAAGCCGAATTATGATACTTGGCTTAAGGACACCACCGGTATAAGCTATAAAGAAGACGTCTTTGTTATCGGTGTCCCTAATATCTTCATCGCCGAATGGCTAAGAAGTCGCCTACATTCTCTGATTAAAAGGACTTTAACCGGCGTTACTGGCAAGACCATTGACGTCCAATTTGCAATTCGGCCTCTCAACCAGGCTATCTGCTCAACAGCCGCTTACCAGGCTGACGGCGGGATAAGCGCCAGGCTTAAGGAACCAGTAACAGCAGCATTCAGGCTCAATCCAAAGTACACCTTTGACAGCTTTGTAGTCGGGGAATGCAACCGCCTGGCTTACTCAGCAGCTTTAGAGATTTCCGAAGATCCCGGGAATAGATACAATCCCCTCTTTATCTACGGTGACACCGGCACAGGCAAGACTCATCTGCTGCATGCCATTGGACACACAGTTAAAGCTAAGGGCTTGCGCATGCTTCTGGCTAGCGCCGAGCAGTTTACTAACCAATTTGTAATCGCCCTCAAGAACAACAGGATCGATGACTTCCACCGTAAGTTCAGGAGTGCCGACTGCTTGCTGGTCGATGATATTCAATTCCTGAGTGGCAAAGCGCAAACCCAGGAATGCTTGTTATACATTTTCAACGACCTATATGAAAATAACTGCCAAATTGTAGTTACCAGCGACCGACCACCAAGAGCCATATCCTCGGTCACCAAGAAATTAAGGTCCCGGCTTGAGTGGGGGCTAATCGCTGATTTTGGACCACCAGATTTGGAAACGCGCTTGGCCATCCTGAGAGTTAAAGCGAAGCAATTTAACATGTCCCTTCCACCGGAAGTTCTACGGTTTCTAGCAACAGAGTTCCAGCACAATATCCGGGAATTAGAAGGTGCTCTTAATAGAGTAGTCACTTACTCAAGGCTGAGCGGCACAAAATTAGATATGCACTTAACCACACAGTCACTGGCAGACATAATACCGAAAGACGGTAGGCAAGAAGCCACGCTTACACCAAAGCGCATAATGACCGCTGTGGCTAACTACTACGGCATTGACCTTGAAGGACTAACAGGCAAACGGAGAGATAAGAAAACCGCATTAGCCCGTCAGGTCACCATGTACCTATTACGCGAGCAAAACCACTGCGGCCTGGCTGAAATCGGCAAAATATTAGGAGGCCGAGACCACACAACAATAATGCACGGCTGCGAAAAAATCGCTGCGGAAATAGACGTTAATCCCCAGCTCCACAATTCAATCAAAGAGATCCGCCAAAAATTAACCCCCAAAAGAACCTCATCCGCATTTTGATTTAGGCGCTTGTGGAAAAACAGCACTGGATAGTGGATAATTCTGCCAACTCTGTTGATAAACATCGCAGATTGCAATACCAATTTTTTCCATTCATAATATATTTCCATCCACATAATAGTGTAACTTACATATTATTATTAGCTTACCTATATAATAGAAGATAAAAGATTTATAAGGACATTACTTTAGTGGATAGAGTAGACATTTTAGTATGTGGAGGAGATGGTGGAGATGGAATAGTCAGCTTTCGGCATGAGAAGTTTGTACCGCTTGGTGGTCCTGATGGTGGGGATGGTGGGAAGGGTGGAAGCATCTACATTATTGCTGATAGGAGCGCTAACACTTTGGATTACTTTAAACGTAAGAAGCGTTTTAAGGCGGCATCCGGCAAGAGCGGAGGGAAGCAGAAAAAACATGGTGCCAAGGGTGATGACCTTATAATTAAAGTGCCTTTAGGGACAATGGTATTTCTTAAAGAAGAGGAACAGGAAGGGCTGCTGGCTGATTTGAGCCAACAAGGACAAAAAGTTCTGGTGGCTAAAGGTGGTCGTGGTGGGTTGGGTAATGTCCATTTTGCTACATCTAGGAATCAGGCTCCTAAAACGTCTACTAAGGGTGAGCCTGGCGAAGAACGCCGTCTTACCCTTGACCTCAAACTTATTGCCGATGTTGGCATTATTGGCTATCCCAGCGTAGGTAAATCCACCCTTTTGGCTGCCGTATCTGAAGCCAAGCCGAAAATAGCTAATTATCCTTTCACCACTCTTGAGCCAGCTCTTGGCGTGGTTGAAGTGGATATGAAGACATTCGTTTTGGCGGAGATCCCCGGGCTTGTGGATGGCGCTCATCTAGGTAGAGGGCTGGGGCACGAGTTTCTGCGCCATGCTGAGAGGACTAAGGTTTTGCTTCACCTGATTGATGGTAGCTCGCCGAATATAGCTGATAACATAAATAATCTGAACACGGAGCTGGCTTTATATAAGCCAGGGATGGCTCAAAAGCCTCAGCTTGTGGTGGTAAACAAAGTGGATTTACCGGAGGTTCAAGCTCAGTTGCCAGAGATTAGACAGCTTTTCAGCTCTCTGGGGATAAAGGCCTTCTTTATATCAGCGATTACTAAGCAGGGTTTGTCTGAGCTTATATCAGAAATAATCAGGATGTTGGATATGGTTCAAGAAGAGGTGGCTGCTCTAGAGGCGCCAATAGCTGTTTTTCGACCTGAGCCCAAGGTTAGGCGGGACAAATGAACATAGGTGTATTAGGCGGCACTTTTGACCCTATTCATTTGGGACATCTTGTCATAGCTGAAGAAGCCAGATTGAGGCTCAGCCTGGCCAAGATTTTCTTTGTTCCCGCAGGGCAACCGTGGCTTAAAACAGGTAGGACCATTACCCCAGCAGTGCACCGTGTAGAGATGGTGAAGC
This window of the Chloroflexota bacterium genome carries:
- a CDS encoding zinc metallopeptidase; this translates as MFFFDPMWFLIMLPPFIFMIYAQAKVNSAFKKYSKMANSQRVTGAEAAERLLRANGLNDVRVEGVKSRLGDHYDPSKKVLRLSPAVANTPSVAALGIVAHEVGHAVQDKTGYAFLKFRTSLVPAANVGSTLGYIFVILGLLLVMFSAKFGMTVVWAGVFLFSLAVIFSLITLPVEYNASNRARQMLRSTGMVSTQEYDGASAVLSAAALTYVAATLQAVAQLFYFVLIALGMGRR
- a CDS encoding methionyl-tRNA formyltransferase, coding for MAKNIIFMGTPEFAVPSLEALIRSTYQVVAVYTRPDSKAGRGQAVMSSPVKQLALSNGLQVIQPDNLKTSSAIDQLNSFAPDLIVVAAFGHILPPEVLALPKFGCLNVHPSLLPRHRGASPIATAILQGDEITGVTIMLLDVGLDSGPILSQREVSISADDTTRLLAVKLAQVGAQLLMETLPLWIDGRIKPQPQDESRASYSKVISKGDGEIGWRLSTLELWRRIRAFDPWPGCYAWWHGKRLKICKAVPLYGEKSGEPGKVIALSPSAPAIVGVETGDGALGLLRVQLEGKREVSAEEFVRGQRDFIGSRLL
- the dnaA gene encoding chromosomal replication initiator protein DnaA, which gives rise to MACGPAYRLWDSKARKYLWVGGCFICGDFQTKFGRNELKSAQEIWEAALGELQLQVSKPNYDTWLKDTTGISYKEDVFVIGVPNIFIAEWLRSRLHSLIKRTLTGVTGKTIDVQFAIRPLNQAICSTAAYQADGGISARLKEPVTAAFRLNPKYTFDSFVVGECNRLAYSAALEISEDPGNRYNPLFIYGDTGTGKTHLLHAIGHTVKAKGLRMLLASAEQFTNQFVIALKNNRIDDFHRKFRSADCLLVDDIQFLSGKAQTQECLLYIFNDLYENNCQIVVTSDRPPRAISSVTKKLRSRLEWGLIADFGPPDLETRLAILRVKAKQFNMSLPPEVLRFLATEFQHNIRELEGALNRVVTYSRLSGTKLDMHLTTQSLADIIPKDGRQEATLTPKRIMTAVANYYGIDLEGLTGKRRDKKTALARQVTMYLLREQNHCGLAEIGKILGGRDHTTIMHGCEKIAAEIDVNPQLHNSIKEIRQKLTPKRTSSAF
- the obgE gene encoding GTPase ObgE produces the protein MYKDITLVDRVDILVCGGDGGDGIVSFRHEKFVPLGGPDGGDGGKGGSIYIIADRSANTLDYFKRKKRFKAASGKSGGKQKKHGAKGDDLIIKVPLGTMVFLKEEEQEGLLADLSQQGQKVLVAKGGRGGLGNVHFATSRNQAPKTSTKGEPGEERRLTLDLKLIADVGIIGYPSVGKSTLLAAVSEAKPKIANYPFTTLEPALGVVEVDMKTFVLAEIPGLVDGAHLGRGLGHEFLRHAERTKVLLHLIDGSSPNIADNINNLNTELALYKPGMAQKPQLVVVNKVDLPEVQAQLPEIRQLFSSLGIKAFFISAITKQGLSELISEIIRMLDMVQEEVAALEAPIAVFRPEPKVRRDK